A stretch of Nonomuraea africana DNA encodes these proteins:
- a CDS encoding peptide MFS transporter, which produces MKAAEKTFFGHPWGLATLFGTEMWERFSFYGMRAILAAFLMAPAVRSGLGLPETTAFAIVGVYQGMVYLTALPGGWLADRVLGARRAVLLGGVIIMCGHISMAIPVTSPVFVYLGLLLIVSGTGLLKPNVSGMVGYLYREDQDARRDSGFSLFYMGINIGALAGISLTPVLAGDRHWHLAFGSAAVGMALGLIWYVLGKRSLHGAGERVSQPLSPDERRAAVKWILIGMAALVALAALLAVTGLFTEDGVTWTVTAIIALVTVFYLAYIIHGGHGITPVERRRFGAYIWLFFAAVIFWMIFDLAPGPVTDFAMKSVDLTFFGFTIPAGWTQNFNSLFVIVFSPVFAAIWLTRWGSKVSSPLKFTFALFMAGLSFVVLAAAASVASGGVKVSILWLMVMYLMQTVGELTLSPVGLSVSTKLAPHHFKGQILGVWFLAAALGDAIGGQTYRLTGFLSLTQYYLVLGGVAVLAGLVLLMFVRRLKALMSDDDVAPGQALTH; this is translated from the coding sequence ATGAAGGCGGCCGAGAAGACGTTCTTCGGGCATCCGTGGGGCTTGGCGACGCTGTTCGGCACCGAGATGTGGGAACGGTTCAGCTTCTACGGCATGCGGGCCATCCTTGCCGCCTTCCTCATGGCCCCCGCCGTCCGCAGCGGCCTCGGCCTGCCGGAGACCACGGCCTTCGCGATCGTGGGCGTCTACCAGGGCATGGTCTACCTGACGGCGCTGCCGGGCGGCTGGCTGGCCGACCGGGTGCTCGGCGCCCGCAGGGCCGTCCTGCTGGGCGGTGTGATCATCATGTGCGGCCACATCAGCATGGCCATCCCGGTGACCAGCCCGGTCTTCGTCTATCTCGGCCTGCTGCTCATCGTCTCGGGCACCGGCCTGCTCAAGCCGAACGTCTCCGGCATGGTCGGCTACCTCTACAGGGAGGACCAGGACGCCCGGCGCGACTCGGGGTTCTCGCTGTTCTACATGGGCATCAACATCGGCGCGCTGGCCGGCATCAGCCTGACGCCGGTGCTGGCCGGCGACCGGCACTGGCACCTGGCCTTCGGCTCGGCCGCGGTGGGCATGGCTCTGGGCCTCATCTGGTACGTGCTGGGCAAGCGCAGCCTGCACGGCGCCGGCGAGCGCGTGTCGCAGCCGCTGTCGCCCGACGAGCGGCGCGCGGCCGTCAAGTGGATCCTCATCGGGATGGCCGCGCTCGTGGCGCTGGCCGCGCTGCTGGCGGTGACCGGCCTGTTCACCGAGGACGGCGTCACCTGGACGGTGACCGCGATCATCGCGCTCGTCACGGTCTTCTACCTGGCGTACATCATCCACGGCGGCCATGGCATCACGCCGGTGGAGCGGCGCAGGTTCGGCGCCTACATCTGGCTGTTCTTCGCCGCCGTCATCTTCTGGATGATCTTCGACCTGGCTCCCGGGCCCGTGACGGACTTCGCCATGAAGAGCGTGGACCTGACGTTCTTCGGGTTCACGATCCCGGCGGGCTGGACGCAGAACTTCAACTCGCTGTTCGTCATCGTCTTCTCGCCCGTCTTCGCCGCGATCTGGCTGACCAGGTGGGGCAGCAAGGTGAGCAGCCCGCTGAAGTTCACCTTCGCGCTGTTCATGGCGGGACTGAGCTTCGTGGTGCTGGCCGCGGCCGCCAGTGTCGCCTCCGGCGGGGTCAAGGTGTCCATCCTGTGGCTGATGGTGATGTACCTCATGCAGACGGTCGGCGAGCTGACGCTGAGCCCCGTGGGCCTGTCGGTCTCGACCAAGCTCGCCCCCCACCACTTCAAGGGCCAGATCCTGGGCGTGTGGTTCCTGGCCGCGGCGCTCGGCGACGCGATCGGCGGCCAGACCTACCGGCTGACCGGCTTCCTGTCGCTCACCCAGTACTACCTGGTGCTCGGCGGCGTCGCCGTGCTGGCGGGCCTGGTGCTGCTGATGTTCGTGCGCAGGCTGAAGGCGCTGATGAGTGACGACGACGTGGCACCGGGTCAGGCACTGACACACTGA
- the amrS gene encoding AmmeMemoRadiSam system radical SAM enzyme, translated as MRWTPAILHSPAGERVRCDLCPHRCALAPGQVGACKVRRGAAGGMETATFATSVAHTDAVERKPFFHYRPGALALTLAAPGCSFRCDYCVNHPLSQYGREEGPAWEAAPVDVPEVVAAAAARGACVALSYSEPSLAVELTLALAEHGRAAGVEVVWKSNGFLTPEAIDVVTPALAAVNIDLKGLDEARHRRLTGAAAAPVLAAIRAFHQAGVWVEVSTPLVPGVSSSPEDLSAIAAAIADVDRDIPWHLLRFTPAYRMREENPTSPAELAAAVAIGRAAGLRHVYVERALGEEGRNTRCHGCGDTVVERGIWSLGANHLAAGDCPVCGTSIAGRW; from the coding sequence ATGAGGTGGACCCCCGCCATCCTCCACTCCCCCGCCGGCGAGCGGGTCAGGTGCGACCTGTGCCCGCACCGCTGCGCGCTGGCGCCCGGCCAGGTCGGCGCCTGCAAGGTACGGCGCGGCGCGGCAGGCGGGATGGAGACCGCCACGTTCGCCACGTCCGTCGCCCACACCGACGCCGTCGAGCGCAAGCCGTTCTTCCACTACCGCCCCGGCGCGCTCGCGCTGACGCTGGCCGCGCCGGGCTGCTCCTTCCGCTGCGACTACTGCGTCAACCACCCGCTGTCGCAGTACGGCCGCGAGGAGGGGCCGGCGTGGGAGGCCGCGCCCGTGGACGTCCCCGAGGTGGTCGCCGCGGCGGCCGCGCGAGGGGCCTGCGTGGCGCTGTCGTACTCCGAGCCCTCCCTGGCCGTCGAGCTGACGCTGGCGCTGGCCGAGCACGGCCGCGCGGCGGGGGTCGAGGTGGTGTGGAAGAGCAACGGCTTCCTGACTCCCGAGGCGATCGACGTCGTCACCCCCGCGCTCGCCGCCGTCAACATCGACCTCAAAGGACTGGACGAGGCCCGCCACCGCAGGCTGACGGGCGCGGCGGCGGCCCCTGTGCTGGCCGCGATCAGGGCCTTCCACCAGGCCGGCGTCTGGGTGGAGGTCTCCACCCCGCTCGTCCCCGGCGTGAGCTCCTCGCCGGAGGACCTGTCGGCGATCGCGGCCGCGATCGCCGACGTCGATCGGGACATCCCCTGGCACCTGCTGCGCTTCACTCCCGCCTACCGGATGCGCGAGGAGAACCCGACCTCGCCCGCCGAGCTGGCCGCGGCCGTCGCGATCGGCCGCGCCGCCGGTCTGCGCCACGTGTACGTGGAGCGGGCCCTGGGCGAGGAGGGCAGGAACACGAGATGTCACGGATGCGGGGACACCGTGGTCGAGCGCGGCATATGGTCGCTTGGAGCCAACCATCTCGCCGCGGGCGACTGCCCCGTGTGCGGGACGAGCATCGCAGGGAGATGGTGA
- a CDS encoding PD40 domain-containing protein, with protein sequence MSRERAAGIGAARVAVARIAVDDCRCASLCADGSALFTVAGGLAEVREHEGPALWSAPVEAPAELPVEAAWTPESDQVFVVCGARLLAFAADSGEPLALPAELAGRADVTALALSGDGLSAAFGTREGTIFLLDRGTSAVVSWPGRADPVRALAFDPSGAELCVARPRAIQFWRAADRTMIASIGVGDLFPSRLAWSQEGALVAVAGARDVRTVDVRTRKEAATPWRAEGRPVALGFSRDGTRVLVGTRTGTGTGTGTGTGTGAVHLLDRQLVEDEAVPETLPAQLTEPATMHVGASGLLAARTDERTVTLWRLADTRLPTDAERASGALLRWAARSARSVGRAPRTAARTAARMSEAVPPLREHRDPAFCWAPDGDGWYAERPRGHLSRRGPIEWSVPAGEGLREIETAGPLVAVAGQDADRVTVLDAATGEAITELRGGHGFAWSPSDPRTLAACDPDHLRLYRDLDAPPAVIPVRVGTGRPAWSPDGRMLAAPAGEEVGVWLVAEAAPRGLVRLADPAFGGRRAGPLAWSPDGRSLAATTTDGRAPVVVWSTDDWRRRWRLGAPAGARNGPCLTWSPDSRLLAFPAQGTPGAVELWEPGTGPVHTLQPPDPRVRHAWAVRWSPDGHRLAVTYDTGQVVLWDLPGEALPRRDRGRLPYEAEILARLGASAAAAGAALPLSLLTDLLTLVVSRAPAELEAVDGHRAVVALRALHWPVRAALGLAVLVAADLPSSPGCAPPAGVPAERLEGALVRALKGVPVAPVRAPVPMTELVEALNGIDDGVLTLLTMLSPEAVAAEPELPARLRRQGMTRWPLPERQRRLLGVRASVRNEGAAQGRGLGEARAGVTRHGEPSALLPSQFALPSAVLAARHVRDELLYRTRQGALPAVTEPMVVVLDDTPAAHGAVGATLRVVAHLLCANVLARHRRCALVLLADPARMRMLSSADDLVHLWGEAALTPPAVPEAARLARAATAQLGESAAEPRTVVLTHPHLVYPGGRQVSTVRVHYPGHPVEHRAPRTFTLAPGAGAERVYEVIAGILAGQPQSI encoded by the coding sequence GTGAGCCGAGAGCGGGCGGCCGGGATCGGCGCGGCCAGGGTCGCGGTGGCCAGGATCGCGGTGGACGACTGCCGCTGCGCCAGCCTGTGCGCCGACGGCTCGGCGCTGTTCACCGTCGCGGGCGGGCTGGCCGAGGTGCGCGAGCACGAGGGCCCCGCACTGTGGTCGGCACCCGTCGAGGCCCCGGCCGAGCTGCCCGTCGAGGCCGCCTGGACACCGGAGTCCGACCAGGTCTTCGTCGTCTGCGGGGCGCGCCTGCTCGCCTTCGCGGCCGACTCGGGCGAACCCCTCGCGCTCCCCGCCGAGCTGGCCGGGCGCGCCGACGTCACCGCCTTGGCGCTCAGCGGCGACGGGCTGAGCGCCGCCTTCGGCACCAGGGAGGGCACGATCTTCCTGCTCGACCGGGGCACCTCGGCCGTCGTGTCATGGCCTGGACGCGCCGACCCGGTCAGGGCGCTGGCCTTCGACCCCTCGGGCGCCGAGCTGTGCGTGGCCAGGCCGCGGGCGATCCAGTTCTGGCGGGCCGCCGACCGGACGATGATCGCCTCCATCGGGGTGGGCGACCTGTTCCCCTCGCGCCTGGCCTGGTCGCAGGAGGGCGCGCTGGTCGCCGTCGCGGGCGCGCGCGACGTCCGCACGGTCGACGTGCGCACCAGGAAGGAGGCGGCCACGCCGTGGCGCGCCGAGGGCAGACCGGTCGCGCTGGGCTTCAGCAGGGACGGCACCCGCGTCCTCGTCGGCACCCGCACTGGCACTGGCACTGGCACTGGCACTGGCACCGGCACTGGCGCCGTCCACCTGCTCGACAGGCAGCTGGTCGAGGACGAGGCGGTGCCCGAGACCCTCCCCGCGCAGCTGACCGAGCCCGCCACGATGCACGTCGGCGCGTCCGGCCTGCTGGCCGCGCGCACCGACGAGCGGACCGTCACCCTGTGGCGGCTGGCCGACACCCGCCTGCCCACCGACGCCGAGCGGGCGAGCGGAGCCCTGCTCAGGTGGGCGGCCAGGTCCGCGAGGAGCGTCGGCAGGGCGCCGCGCACGGCCGCCCGCACCGCTGCCCGCATGTCCGAGGCGGTCCCGCCCCTGCGGGAGCACCGCGACCCCGCGTTCTGCTGGGCACCCGACGGCGACGGCTGGTACGCCGAACGGCCGAGGGGACACCTGTCCAGGAGGGGGCCGATCGAATGGAGCGTGCCCGCGGGGGAGGGGCTGCGCGAGATCGAGACCGCCGGCCCGCTCGTCGCCGTCGCCGGCCAGGACGCCGACCGGGTGACGGTGCTCGACGCGGCCACGGGCGAGGCGATCACCGAGCTGCGCGGTGGCCACGGCTTCGCCTGGTCACCGTCGGACCCCCGCACGCTCGCCGCCTGCGACCCCGACCACCTGAGGCTGTACCGGGACCTCGACGCGCCGCCCGCCGTCATCCCCGTCCGCGTGGGCACCGGCAGGCCCGCCTGGTCGCCCGACGGCAGGATGCTGGCCGCGCCCGCCGGCGAGGAGGTCGGCGTCTGGCTCGTGGCGGAGGCGGCGCCGCGCGGGCTGGTCAGGCTGGCCGACCCCGCCTTCGGCGGACGGCGCGCGGGCCCGCTCGCCTGGTCGCCGGACGGCCGTAGCCTGGCGGCCACCACCACGGACGGCAGGGCGCCCGTCGTGGTGTGGTCCACCGACGACTGGCGGCGCCGCTGGCGGCTCGGCGCCCCGGCCGGAGCGCGGAACGGCCCCTGCCTGACCTGGTCACCCGACTCCCGCTTGCTCGCCTTCCCCGCGCAGGGCACGCCTGGCGCGGTCGAGCTGTGGGAGCCGGGCACCGGCCCGGTGCACACCCTCCAGCCGCCCGACCCGCGCGTACGGCACGCCTGGGCGGTCCGCTGGTCGCCCGACGGCCACCGCCTCGCGGTCACCTACGACACAGGACAAGTCGTCCTGTGGGACCTGCCCGGCGAGGCGCTGCCGAGACGCGACAGGGGGCGCCTGCCGTACGAGGCGGAGATCTTGGCCAGGCTCGGCGCGAGCGCGGCGGCGGCGGGGGCGGCGCTCCCGCTGTCCCTGCTCACCGACCTGCTCACCCTGGTCGTCAGCAGGGCGCCGGCGGAGCTGGAGGCGGTGGACGGGCACCGCGCGGTCGTGGCGCTGCGCGCGCTGCACTGGCCGGTGCGGGCCGCGCTCGGCCTGGCCGTCCTGGTGGCCGCCGACCTGCCGTCCTCGCCCGGATGCGCCCCTCCCGCGGGGGTGCCGGCCGAGCGGCTGGAGGGCGCGCTGGTCCGCGCGCTGAAGGGGGTGCCGGTGGCCCCGGTGCGCGCGCCCGTCCCGATGACCGAGCTGGTCGAGGCGCTCAACGGCATCGACGACGGCGTGCTCACGCTGCTGACCATGCTCAGCCCCGAGGCCGTGGCGGCCGAGCCCGAACTGCCCGCGAGACTGCGCAGGCAGGGAATGACGCGGTGGCCGCTGCCCGAGCGCCAGCGCAGGCTGCTCGGCGTACGGGCCTCGGTACGGAACGAGGGGGCCGCCCAGGGGCGCGGGCTCGGCGAGGCGAGAGCGGGCGTCACCCGGCACGGCGAGCCGAGCGCGCTGCTGCCCTCGCAGTTCGCGCTGCCGTCGGCGGTGCTGGCCGCCAGGCACGTCCGCGACGAGCTGCTCTACCGGACCAGGCAGGGCGCGCTGCCGGCCGTCACGGAGCCGATGGTCGTGGTGCTCGACGACACCCCCGCGGCGCACGGCGCGGTGGGCGCGACCCTGCGGGTGGTGGCGCACCTGCTCTGCGCCAACGTGCTGGCCAGGCACCGGCGCTGCGCGCTGGTCCTGCTGGCCGACCCCGCCAGGATGCGGATGCTGTCCTCGGCCGACGACCTGGTGCACCTGTGGGGCGAGGCGGCGCTGACCCCTCCCGCGGTGCCCGAGGCGGCCCGCCTCGCCAGGGCGGCCACCGCCCAGCTCGGCGAGTCGGCGGCCGAGCCGCGCACGGTCGTGCTGACCCACCCGCACCTGGTCTATCCGGGCGGCAGGCAGGTGAGCACGGTGCGCGTGCACTATCCGGGCCATCCCGTCGAGCACCGCGCTCCCCGGACGTTCACGCTGGCGCCGGGGGCGGGGGCCGAGCGGGTCTACGAGGTGATCGCGGGAATCCTCGCCGGTCAGCCGCAGAGCATCTGA
- a CDS encoding PLP-dependent aminotransferase family protein — MPERHLSAQQLGRLLDADRTARPFYRALAQGVRGLVRDGRVPVRMRMPAERHLAQELGVSRTTVTAAYDLLREQGYLDSRQGAGSWTALPDPSACADNPWLSVDDDGLLQMHCAAPPATTMLTEAVAGAMEDLPRYGMGAGYDPMGLPVLRERVAARYTARGLATRPEQILVTTGSQHALLLVMSLLVGPGDPVVVESPTYPHAIDAARHRGARIVPVGVTSEGWQPDLLAGAMRQAGPRLAYLMPDFQNPTGALMDDATRAAVVGMARRADTTLLIDETWTELGIDEPNGAAPMAAFDTDSRVITIGSASKLWWGGLRIGWIRTTAAMARGLAMRRAAVDIASPVLDQLVVTRLFDRIEETRAERRRSLIASRTALVAALGEHLPEWTFTVPRGGGTLWVRLAGEGATPLAEAAAYHGVRLAPGPWFGVSGTLEGYLRLPFTQPAQVITDAVARLAEARATGPIGSRPADPLIRMV, encoded by the coding sequence ATGCCAGAACGTCACCTGTCGGCGCAGCAGCTCGGCCGTCTCCTCGATGCCGACCGGACGGCCCGCCCGTTCTACCGGGCGCTGGCCCAGGGCGTACGGGGGCTGGTGCGCGACGGCAGGGTGCCGGTGCGGATGCGGATGCCCGCCGAACGGCACCTGGCGCAGGAGCTCGGCGTCAGCCGCACGACCGTGACGGCCGCCTACGACCTGCTGCGCGAGCAGGGCTACCTGGACAGCCGCCAGGGCGCAGGCAGCTGGACCGCGCTGCCCGACCCGTCGGCCTGCGCCGACAACCCGTGGCTGTCGGTGGACGACGACGGGCTGCTCCAGATGCACTGCGCCGCGCCGCCCGCCACCACGATGCTGACCGAGGCGGTGGCCGGCGCCATGGAGGATCTGCCCAGGTACGGCATGGGCGCCGGCTACGACCCGATGGGCCTGCCCGTCCTGCGCGAGCGCGTCGCCGCCCGCTACACCGCGCGCGGCCTGGCCACCCGCCCCGAGCAGATCCTGGTGACCACGGGCTCCCAGCACGCGCTCCTGCTCGTCATGAGCCTGCTGGTCGGTCCCGGCGACCCGGTCGTCGTCGAGTCGCCCACCTACCCGCACGCCATCGACGCCGCCCGCCACCGCGGCGCGCGCATCGTGCCGGTAGGCGTCACGTCCGAAGGCTGGCAGCCCGACCTGCTGGCCGGGGCCATGCGCCAGGCGGGCCCGCGCCTGGCCTACCTCATGCCCGACTTCCAGAACCCGACGGGCGCGCTCATGGACGACGCCACGCGCGCCGCCGTCGTCGGCATGGCCAGGCGCGCCGACACGACGCTGCTGATCGACGAGACCTGGACCGAGCTCGGGATCGACGAGCCGAACGGCGCGGCGCCGATGGCCGCCTTCGACACCGACAGCAGGGTGATCACCATCGGCTCCGCCTCCAAGCTGTGGTGGGGAGGGCTGCGCATCGGCTGGATCCGCACCACCGCCGCGATGGCCCGCGGACTGGCCATGCGCCGCGCGGCCGTCGACATCGCCAGCCCCGTGCTCGACCAGCTCGTCGTCACCAGGCTCTTCGACCGCATCGAGGAGACCAGGGCCGAGCGCCGCCGCTCCCTCATCGCCTCCCGCACGGCGCTGGTGGCCGCGCTGGGCGAGCACCTGCCCGAGTGGACCTTCACCGTGCCGCGCGGCGGCGGCACCCTGTGGGTACGGCTGGCGGGCGAGGGCGCCACCCCGCTCGCCGAGGCCGCCGCCTACCACGGCGTACGGCTCGCGCCGGGCCCGTGGTTCGGCGTGAGCGGCACCCTCGAGGGCTACCTGCGCCTGCCCTTCACTCAGCCGGCGCAGGTCATCACCGACGCGGTGGCCCGCCTGGCCGAGGCCCGCGCGACGGGCCCGATCGGTTCGCGCCCCGCCGACCCGCTCATTCGGATGGTTTGA
- a CDS encoding glycoside hydrolase family 15 protein: protein MRIEDYALIGDMQSAALVARDGSIDWLCLPRFDSPSCFAALLGSERNGHWWLGPAGRPVADRRRYRHETLILESEYDTPTGTVRVIDFMPPRDRNPDVVRIVEGVSGTVEMSTQIRIRFDYGRIVPWVRRTNGHLQAVGGPDSIWLHSPVPLKGGDYAHRATFHVKAGERVAFVFTWHPSHEPMPRLISAEEQLVQTEELWAEWVAQCTYKGPWRDAVVRSLITLKALTYAPTGGIVAAPTTSLPEDLGGVRNWDYRFCWLRDATMTLDALIGAGYLDEAAAWRGWLLRAIAGRPQDLQIMYGVAGERRLPEMELGWLDGYERSRPVRIGNGAVEQLQLDVYGEVMNCLYLSRTSGLAPDDRAWAIQRQLLDYVEQHWDEPDEGLWEVRGPRRHFTHSKVMCWVAMDRAIKQVENFGRTGPLERWKALREQIHAEICDKGYDPVRNTFTQSYGSAELDASLLLMPIVGFLPVDDPRVRGTVAAIERELLSDGFVLRYPVAEDNDVDGLPGGEGAFLACSFWLVEVMAMQGRVAEACELFDRLLTLRNDVGLLAEEYDPRYGRLVGNFPQAFSHVPLVHAARALS, encoded by the coding sequence ATGCGGATCGAGGACTACGCCCTCATCGGGGACATGCAGTCGGCGGCGCTGGTGGCCCGCGACGGTTCGATCGACTGGCTCTGCCTGCCGAGGTTCGACTCACCGTCGTGCTTCGCGGCGCTGCTCGGCAGCGAGCGCAACGGCCACTGGTGGCTCGGCCCCGCCGGTCGTCCGGTGGCCGACCGGCGCCGCTACCGGCACGAGACGCTGATCCTGGAGAGCGAGTACGACACCCCCACGGGCACCGTCCGCGTCATCGACTTCATGCCGCCCCGCGACCGCAATCCCGACGTGGTCCGCATCGTCGAGGGGGTGTCCGGCACGGTGGAGATGTCCACCCAGATCCGGATCCGCTTTGACTACGGCAGGATCGTCCCGTGGGTCCGCCGCACCAACGGCCACCTGCAGGCGGTCGGCGGTCCCGACTCCATCTGGCTGCACTCCCCCGTCCCGCTCAAGGGCGGCGACTACGCCCACCGCGCCACCTTCCACGTCAAGGCGGGCGAGCGGGTCGCCTTCGTCTTCACCTGGCATCCCTCGCACGAGCCCATGCCGAGGTTGATCTCCGCCGAGGAGCAGCTCGTCCAGACCGAGGAGCTGTGGGCCGAGTGGGTGGCCCAGTGCACCTACAAAGGCCCGTGGCGCGATGCCGTGGTCCGCTCGCTGATCACGCTGAAGGCCCTGACCTACGCGCCCACGGGCGGCATCGTGGCCGCCCCCACCACCTCCCTGCCGGAGGACCTCGGCGGCGTGCGCAACTGGGACTACCGCTTCTGCTGGCTGCGCGACGCCACCATGACGCTCGACGCCCTCATCGGCGCGGGCTACCTCGACGAGGCCGCCGCCTGGCGCGGCTGGCTGCTGCGCGCCATCGCGGGCAGGCCGCAGGACCTGCAGATCATGTACGGCGTGGCCGGCGAGCGCCGCCTGCCCGAGATGGAGCTCGGCTGGCTCGACGGCTACGAGCGCTCCCGCCCCGTGCGCATCGGCAACGGCGCGGTCGAGCAGCTGCAGCTCGACGTCTACGGCGAGGTCATGAACTGCCTCTACCTCTCGCGCACCTCGGGCCTGGCCCCCGACGACCGGGCCTGGGCCATCCAGCGCCAGCTGCTCGACTACGTGGAGCAGCACTGGGACGAGCCCGACGAGGGCCTGTGGGAGGTGCGCGGCCCGCGCAGGCACTTCACCCACTCCAAGGTGATGTGCTGGGTGGCGATGGACCGGGCGATCAAGCAGGTGGAGAACTTCGGCCGCACCGGCCCGCTGGAGCGCTGGAAGGCGCTGCGCGAGCAGATCCACGCCGAGATCTGCGACAAGGGCTACGACCCCGTCCGCAACACCTTCACCCAGTCCTACGGCTCCGCCGAGCTCGACGCCTCCCTGCTGCTGATGCCGATCGTCGGCTTCCTGCCGGTGGACGATCCGAGGGTGCGCGGCACGGTGGCCGCGATCGAGAGGGAGCTGCTGTCCGACGGTTTCGTGCTGCGCTACCCGGTGGCCGAGGACAACGACGTCGACGGCCTGCCGGGAGGTGAGGGCGCCTTCCTCGCGTGCAGCTTCTGGCTGGTGGAGGTGATGGCCATGCAGGGCCGCGTCGCCGAGGCGTGCGAGCTGTTCGACCGGCTGCTGACGCTGCGCAACGACGTGGGGCTGCTGGCGGAGGAGTACGACCCGCGCTACGGCCGCCTGGTCGGCAACTTCCCCCAGGCCTTCTCGCACGTCCCCCTCGTCCACGCCGCCCGCGCGCTGTCGTAG
- a CDS encoding trimeric intracellular cation channel family protein: protein MSELLDLAGILVFALSGALMGVRKRLDVVGMAVLASMTALGGGIMRDLILNVPPAAFQSLGYVLVPIAATAIVFFWHPQVARIMPLLLVLDAAGLGLFCAVGTEKALLYDLSPLHAALLGVTTAVGGGVLRDMLAGEIPTLLYDRQLYAVPAMLGSAAMAALFELDLHGWPAVLAAAVLAFGLRILAMKYGWRAPLASGVKPSE from the coding sequence GTGTCCGAACTGCTCGACCTCGCCGGAATCCTGGTCTTCGCCCTGTCAGGGGCGCTCATGGGCGTGCGCAAACGCCTCGACGTGGTAGGGATGGCGGTGCTGGCGTCGATGACCGCGCTCGGCGGCGGCATCATGCGCGACCTGATACTCAACGTGCCGCCCGCCGCCTTCCAGAGTCTCGGGTACGTGCTGGTGCCCATCGCGGCCACGGCGATCGTCTTCTTCTGGCACCCGCAGGTGGCCCGCATCATGCCGCTCCTGCTCGTGCTCGACGCGGCGGGCCTCGGCCTGTTCTGCGCGGTCGGCACCGAGAAGGCGCTGCTGTACGACCTGTCGCCGCTGCACGCCGCCCTGCTCGGCGTCACCACCGCCGTCGGCGGCGGCGTGCTGCGCGACATGCTGGCCGGCGAGATCCCCACCCTGCTCTACGACCGCCAGCTCTACGCGGTGCCCGCGATGCTCGGCTCGGCCGCGATGGCCGCGCTGTTCGAGCTGGACCTGCACGGCTGGCCGGCCGTGCTGGCCGCCGCCGTCCTGGCCTTCGGGCTGCGCATCCTGGCCATGAAGTACGGCTGGCGCGCGCCCCTGGCCAGCGGGGTCAAACCATCCGAATGA
- a CDS encoding YczE/YyaS/YitT family protein produces MSEISLPSLGSLPSRLLRLYGGLALYGLGIGLQVESALGNDPWDVFHEGLAVRTGLSIGTWIILVGALVMVLWIPLRQKPGIGTISNIIFLGLFADAAMYLLPAPGHWAVAWTYLLAAIVAVALATVLYIGAGMGPGPRDGIMTGLIRLGLSVRLARFLIEITVVAVGWLLGGTVGVGTLLFAVAIGPITQLFAKRFPLPGQH; encoded by the coding sequence ATGAGCGAGATATCCCTTCCGTCCCTTGGTTCGCTGCCTTCGCGTCTCCTCCGCCTGTACGGCGGCCTGGCCCTGTACGGCCTCGGCATCGGCCTCCAGGTGGAGTCGGCCCTCGGCAACGACCCGTGGGACGTCTTCCACGAGGGCCTGGCCGTCAGGACCGGCCTGTCCATCGGCACCTGGATCATCCTGGTGGGCGCGCTGGTCATGGTCCTGTGGATCCCCCTGCGCCAGAAGCCCGGCATCGGCACCATCAGCAACATCATCTTTCTCGGCCTGTTCGCCGACGCCGCCATGTACCTGCTGCCCGCCCCCGGGCACTGGGCGGTGGCGTGGACCTACCTCCTGGCGGCCATCGTCGCGGTCGCGCTGGCCACCGTCCTCTACATCGGCGCGGGCATGGGCCCCGGCCCGCGCGACGGCATCATGACCGGCCTGATCAGGCTGGGCCTTTCGGTGCGGCTGGCGCGCTTCCTCATCGAGATCACCGTCGTTGCGGTCGGCTGGCTGCTCGGCGGCACGGTCGGCGTCGGCACGCTGCTGTTCGCGGTGGCGATCGGCCCCATCACGCAGCTGTTCGCCAAGCGCTTCCCGCTGCCGGGCCAGCACTGA
- a CDS encoding radical SAM-modified peptide, FtsH ternary system-associated, translated as MGHRFVENLPDLIQPEEYQDHPDGRLVRLRIRVTDEGVEVLGDAMRPEVIERVLRSLGQDPIDQMLCG; from the coding sequence ATGGGCCACCGCTTCGTGGAGAACCTCCCCGACCTGATCCAGCCGGAGGAGTACCAGGACCACCCCGACGGCCGCCTGGTGCGCCTGCGCATCAGGGTCACCGACGAGGGCGTGGAGGTGCTCGGCGACGCCATGCGCCCCGAGGTCATCGAGCGCGTGCTCCGCTCGCTCGGGCAGGACCCCATCGATCAGATGCTCTGCGGCTGA